Proteins encoded within one genomic window of Bdellovibrionota bacterium:
- the fabG gene encoding 3-oxoacyl-ACP reductase FabG yields MTPIKGKVAVITGAGRGIGRAIAERFSEDGARLALVDLDEPNLKTTLGNIQKRGAEGITVTANISKPQEVLRMVDETVRRFGTIDILVNNAGIVRDQTLLKMTEENFDAVIAVNLKGVFLCGQACARVMVEKKYGKIVNISSSAWRGNFGQSNYSAAKAGVVGMTKTWALELAKHNINVNAVAPGFISTDMTATIPPEIREKMIAKIPLARAGEPSDVAQLVHFLASDDSSYIQGEVIGINGGFQM; encoded by the coding sequence ATGACCCCAATAAAAGGAAAAGTTGCAGTTATTACAGGCGCCGGCCGGGGGATCGGCCGGGCCATCGCCGAGAGGTTTTCGGAAGACGGAGCCAGGCTGGCCTTGGTCGACCTGGACGAACCCAATCTGAAAACGACGCTCGGAAATATTCAGAAACGGGGTGCCGAGGGCATCACCGTGACAGCCAATATCTCCAAGCCGCAAGAAGTACTGCGGATGGTCGATGAAACCGTAAGACGTTTTGGGACGATCGACATCTTGGTCAACAACGCCGGAATCGTGAGGGACCAGACGCTGCTCAAAATGACGGAGGAGAATTTCGACGCCGTCATTGCGGTGAATCTCAAGGGCGTGTTCCTTTGCGGTCAGGCTTGTGCAAGAGTGATGGTGGAAAAGAAGTACGGCAAAATCGTGAATATCTCGTCTTCGGCTTGGCGCGGGAACTTCGGCCAGTCAAATTACAGCGCGGCAAAAGCCGGCGTCGTGGGCATGACCAAAACCTGGGCGCTGGAACTTGCGAAACACAACATCAACGTGAATGCCGTTGCGCCGGGGTTTATCAGCACCGATATGACGGCCACGATCCCACCGGAGATCCGCGAGAAAATGATCGCCAAGATCCCTCTCGCTCGAGCCGGCGAGCCGTCGGACGTCGCTCAGCTGGTCCATTTCCTGGCCAGCGACGACTCCAGCTATATCCAAGGCGAGGTCATCGGGATTAACGGCGGCTTTCAAATGTAA
- a CDS encoding adenosylhomocysteinase yields the protein MAHKVADLQLAPQGHKKIAWAESRMPVLMALRDRYSTPKPFKGFRIAGCLHVTRETAVLIRTLLAAGAEVSWSGCNPLSTQDDVAAALAADGVPIFAWYGLSKDDFYACIDRTLEFKPNLTLDDGADLIFTVHNKHPERAKDIIGGTEETTTGVHRLRAMANDGVLKYPIYAVNDAETKWDFDNVYGTGQSSLDGILRATGILVAGKNFVVGGYGHCGRGVALRAKGLGANTIITEINPIAALRATLEGHRVMTMAEAAPIGDIFITATGMKDVMIKPHFEKLKDGAVICNTGHYDCELNLNDLQALSASVTEIRPHNEEYKLRNGRRIYVLAKGRLVNLVAAEGHPSEVMDMSFANQFLALLHLAREGKKMEKKVYVLPKEQDEEIARLKLETMGIQIDRLTKEQQAYSTDYSAGT from the coding sequence ATGGCCCACAAAGTTGCGGATTTACAGCTCGCACCCCAAGGACACAAAAAGATCGCCTGGGCGGAAAGCCGAATGCCGGTTCTCATGGCGCTGAGAGACCGATACTCGACCCCCAAGCCGTTTAAAGGATTTCGAATCGCCGGCTGCCTGCATGTCACGCGCGAAACCGCCGTGCTCATCCGAACGTTGCTGGCCGCCGGAGCCGAAGTTTCTTGGTCCGGGTGCAATCCTCTTTCCACACAAGACGACGTCGCAGCGGCCCTGGCCGCGGACGGCGTGCCGATCTTTGCCTGGTATGGTCTCAGCAAAGATGACTTCTACGCCTGCATCGACCGAACGCTCGAATTCAAGCCGAACCTTACGCTCGACGACGGCGCCGACCTTATTTTCACGGTGCACAACAAACATCCGGAGCGAGCGAAGGACATCATCGGCGGAACGGAAGAAACGACGACCGGTGTGCATCGATTGCGCGCCATGGCCAACGACGGCGTTTTGAAGTACCCGATTTATGCCGTGAACGATGCGGAAACCAAGTGGGATTTCGACAATGTGTACGGCACGGGCCAATCCTCTCTGGACGGTATTTTGCGGGCGACGGGCATCCTAGTTGCCGGAAAGAATTTCGTCGTCGGCGGGTACGGTCACTGCGGCCGCGGCGTCGCGCTGCGCGCGAAGGGTCTGGGTGCCAACACCATTATCACCGAGATCAACCCGATCGCGGCCCTTCGAGCCACGCTCGAGGGCCATCGCGTGATGACGATGGCGGAAGCCGCTCCGATCGGCGATATTTTCATCACGGCCACCGGCATGAAAGACGTGATGATCAAACCGCACTTTGAAAAGCTGAAAGACGGCGCGGTCATTTGCAACACCGGCCATTACGACTGCGAGCTGAATCTGAACGACCTCCAGGCGTTGTCAGCGAGCGTGACGGAAATTCGACCGCACAACGAAGAATACAAATTGCGCAACGGCCGGCGAATTTACGTTCTCGCCAAAGGGCGCCTCGTCAATCTCGTCGCCGCCGAGGGACATCCGTCGGAAGTCATGGACATGTCGTTCGCGAATCAATTTCTCGCTCTGCTTCATCTTGCGCGTGAAGGCAAGAAGATGGAAAAAAAGGTCTATGTGTTGCCGAAGGAGCAAGACGAGGAGATCGCACGTCTGAAACTGGAAACCATGGGCATCCAGATCGATCGGCTCACCAAAGAGCAACAGGCCTATTCGACCGACTATTCCGCCGGAACATAG
- the polA gene encoding DNA polymerase I: MIRLFLIDGAALAYRSHFAFSARPLMNRKGLHTGALFGFTTTLLRLLEKERPDLMAVIFDSPEKTFRHHEFPDYKATREKMPDEMADQIPYIRKISEAMRIPFIAVPTFEADDIIGTLVRRAETKEIDTFMVSGDKDFYQLLGPRTHLYQTKKGEESEILDEGAAQKKWGIPDRHVTDLLALMGDSSDNVPGVPGVGEKTASKLVQQFGSLENLYRHVDEVEPASLQTTLKEHRALAELSKRLVTIHTDVPVPLGVEELRPNGFDVPRLQALYDELDFHSLIGTLAGHGGERTDTSKEKYILINTRAKFLQFIEDLKKARSFAVDTETTGLHPADAEPIGLSFSFQTKSAYFVPLHSNELSRGEILETLRPILEDERSPKGGQNIKYDRTVLKNAGVRLRGIAFDTMLESYLLDPGGEHGLDALALKHLGIEKIRTQELIGKGSRQISMAEVDLDRLSHYACEDADVTWRLHEKFYPRLQSQDLVRLYEDVELPLAAVLGDMERTGVAVDVTLLKTLSKKIAGRLTELTEKIYAMAGETFNINSPKQLGPLLFERLKIQETVGIKRIKKTKTGYATDQDTLETYAGHPIVALLLEYRNLSKLQSTYTENLPLLVHPKTGRIHTSFNQTVTATGRLSSSDPNLQNIPIRTDLGKEIRKAFIPGENGWKLLSADYSQIELRILAHLSGDKTLIETFKRNEDIHRRTAALVFCVPADQVTSELRGRAKAINFGIIYGMGPQRLARETGISMDEAKAFIEAYFAKYRNVKSFLDSMMEDARKKGYVTTLLGRRRNIPEISSNNPRLVSNAERIAVNTPIQGSAADLIKVAMVRIARTLERKKFRTRMLLQVHDELVFESPEDELQSVTAMVKEAMERAIELCVPIVVDVGAGANWAEAH; this comes from the coding sequence ATGATTAGACTCTTTCTCATCGACGGGGCGGCACTGGCGTATCGAAGCCATTTCGCTTTTTCCGCCCGCCCCTTGATGAACCGGAAGGGTCTCCATACGGGCGCTCTTTTCGGTTTTACGACGACGCTCCTTCGTCTTCTCGAGAAAGAGCGCCCCGATCTCATGGCGGTGATTTTCGATTCGCCGGAAAAGACGTTTCGCCACCATGAGTTCCCCGATTACAAAGCGACGCGCGAGAAGATGCCGGATGAAATGGCCGACCAGATCCCCTACATTCGGAAAATTTCCGAGGCGATGCGGATTCCGTTCATCGCGGTCCCGACGTTCGAAGCGGATGACATCATCGGCACGCTTGTCCGAAGAGCGGAAACAAAAGAGATCGACACATTCATGGTCAGCGGGGACAAGGATTTCTATCAACTCTTGGGCCCGCGAACCCACCTTTACCAAACGAAGAAAGGCGAAGAGAGCGAGATTCTCGATGAGGGAGCCGCCCAAAAGAAATGGGGGATTCCGGATCGGCACGTCACCGATCTCCTCGCCTTAATGGGTGACAGTTCCGACAACGTCCCTGGCGTCCCGGGTGTCGGTGAAAAAACGGCCTCCAAATTGGTTCAACAATTCGGGTCCCTTGAAAACCTGTACCGACACGTCGACGAAGTCGAACCCGCTTCGTTACAAACGACACTGAAAGAACACCGCGCCCTGGCCGAACTGAGCAAACGCCTTGTAACGATTCACACGGATGTCCCGGTTCCTCTCGGCGTGGAAGAACTCCGCCCAAACGGATTCGACGTGCCGCGGCTTCAAGCTCTCTATGACGAACTCGATTTTCATTCCCTGATCGGCACGCTGGCGGGCCACGGCGGCGAGCGGACAGACACTTCGAAAGAAAAATATATTCTGATCAACACAAGAGCGAAGTTCCTCCAATTCATCGAAGATTTGAAAAAGGCCCGGTCGTTCGCCGTGGATACCGAAACGACCGGCCTGCATCCCGCGGACGCCGAGCCGATCGGCCTTTCGTTCTCGTTTCAAACAAAATCGGCTTACTTTGTCCCTCTCCACTCGAATGAACTGAGCCGCGGCGAAATTCTCGAAACGCTCCGGCCGATCCTGGAGGACGAACGGAGCCCCAAAGGCGGCCAGAACATCAAGTACGACCGCACCGTCCTCAAAAACGCGGGCGTGCGCCTGCGAGGGATCGCCTTCGACACCATGCTGGAGTCCTATCTCCTGGACCCCGGCGGCGAGCACGGTTTGGACGCGCTGGCGCTGAAACATCTCGGAATCGAGAAGATCCGAACGCAAGAGCTGATCGGAAAAGGGAGCCGGCAGATCTCCATGGCCGAGGTCGATCTGGACCGGCTTTCCCACTATGCCTGCGAAGACGCCGACGTCACCTGGCGTTTGCACGAAAAATTCTACCCGCGACTTCAATCCCAAGATCTTGTTCGACTCTACGAGGACGTAGAACTCCCTCTGGCGGCCGTCCTCGGAGATATGGAGCGCACCGGCGTGGCCGTCGATGTGACCCTTCTAAAGACGTTATCCAAAAAGATCGCCGGGCGTTTAACGGAGCTTACGGAAAAAATTTACGCCATGGCCGGGGAGACGTTTAATATCAATTCCCCAAAACAGCTCGGTCCGCTTCTCTTCGAAAGACTGAAAATCCAAGAGACCGTCGGGATCAAGCGAATCAAAAAAACCAAAACCGGATACGCGACGGACCAAGATACGCTCGAAACGTATGCCGGACATCCGATCGTGGCCCTCCTTCTGGAATACCGGAACCTGTCCAAACTGCAGTCGACCTATACCGAAAACCTTCCGTTGCTCGTTCATCCAAAAACAGGCCGAATTCACACGTCATTCAACCAAACCGTCACGGCCACGGGGCGCCTTTCGAGTTCGGATCCGAACCTACAAAACATTCCGATCCGAACCGACCTCGGAAAGGAAATTCGGAAGGCGTTCATTCCCGGCGAAAATGGCTGGAAATTGCTCTCCGCCGATTACTCTCAGATCGAGCTTCGCATCCTCGCTCATCTTTCGGGAGATAAAACTCTCATTGAGACGTTCAAGCGCAATGAGGACATTCACCGGCGAACCGCCGCCCTGGTCTTTTGCGTGCCCGCCGATCAGGTGACTTCCGAGCTTCGCGGACGGGCGAAGGCCATCAATTTCGGCATTATTTATGGGATGGGCCCTCAGCGTTTGGCTCGAGAAACCGGCATTTCCATGGACGAGGCCAAGGCTTTCATCGAGGCGTATTTCGCGAAGTATCGAAATGTTAAATCGTTTCTCGACTCCATGATGGAGGATGCCCGGAAAAAAGGCTATGTCACCACTCTCCTGGGAAGAAGACGCAACATTCCGGAAATCTCCAGCAACAATCCGCGACTGGTGTCCAACGCCGAGCGGATCGCCGTCAACACCCCCATCCAAGGAAGCGCCGCCGATCTCATCAAAGTCGCCATGGTTCGAATTGCACGAACTCTGGAACGGAAAAAGTTCAGGACCCGGATGCTCCTTCAGGTGCACGACGAGTTGGTCTTTGAATCTCCGGAGGACGAATTGCAGTCCGTTACGGCCATGGTCAAAGAGGCGATGGAACGGGCGATCGAGCTGTGCGTGCCGATCGTGGTAGACGTAGGCGCCGGCGCGAATTGGGCCGAAGCGCACTAA
- a CDS encoding porin encodes MRRLTDFLIVFFCSTICSFAWSAEDIPNVRVGYRDGFYISTTDNRFSIKIGGRLNFGYTYGLLDTSDNFSSFDLAHAKLYLGGNAFGPAVQYYIQAGSASNTRLFETGPAPESEDGGFRLEDFFVRLIWDSTSLKLGQFKTPFGRQWMTYSGNFEFVDRSIPARFFSLGRDRGVTLNGDKDTFSYTFGIFNGGSTLEPAAFSTSNPNVSNDASGGAKGHLYLARIMLMPWGSAGYSEGDVEMTEGHKLEFASGFVYDDGRDVDFGGDGIVDDPDAPVYSAQGEVVWKSAGKSIQGEFFYRWLNRSVGRDVNSYGFYIQPGIFLMPNKWELATRFGWLDPDLGVLDDLVLEAAAASNLYFSGDHRYKAQLQYTWKGQETAPGNQINDHFIDLMFQLTI; translated from the coding sequence ATGCGGCGACTCACCGATTTCCTCATTGTCTTCTTTTGCTCAACAATTTGCTCATTCGCCTGGTCGGCCGAAGACATCCCGAATGTCCGTGTAGGGTATCGCGACGGATTTTATATCTCCACCACCGACAACCGTTTCTCCATCAAGATCGGAGGACGTTTGAACTTCGGTTACACGTACGGCCTCCTCGACACGTCCGATAATTTCAGCTCCTTCGATCTCGCTCACGCCAAACTTTATCTCGGCGGCAACGCCTTTGGGCCGGCCGTTCAGTATTACATTCAGGCGGGCTCCGCATCGAACACACGCCTGTTTGAAACGGGCCCTGCGCCGGAATCGGAAGACGGCGGTTTTCGGCTGGAAGATTTTTTTGTCCGTCTGATATGGGATTCGACGAGTCTGAAGCTCGGTCAGTTCAAGACACCGTTCGGACGCCAGTGGATGACGTACTCCGGCAACTTTGAATTTGTGGATCGCTCGATCCCCGCGCGTTTCTTTTCACTCGGCAGAGACCGGGGAGTGACGCTTAACGGCGACAAGGACACGTTCAGCTATACGTTCGGCATTTTTAACGGCGGGAGCACCTTGGAACCGGCAGCGTTTTCAACATCCAATCCGAATGTTTCGAACGACGCCTCCGGAGGTGCAAAGGGCCATCTTTACCTTGCCCGCATCATGCTGATGCCTTGGGGCAGTGCTGGATATTCCGAGGGAGACGTCGAAATGACGGAAGGCCACAAGCTCGAGTTCGCTTCGGGATTTGTTTATGACGACGGCCGGGATGTCGACTTCGGGGGGGATGGTATCGTCGACGACCCCGACGCCCCTGTCTACAGCGCACAAGGAGAAGTCGTTTGGAAATCGGCGGGCAAATCAATTCAAGGTGAATTCTTCTACCGATGGCTGAACAGGTCGGTCGGGCGGGACGTTAATTCGTATGGCTTTTACATACAACCGGGGATTTTTCTCATGCCGAACAAATGGGAACTGGCAACCCGTTTCGGATGGCTGGATCCGGACTTGGGGGTCTTGGACGATCTCGTTCTGGAAGCCGCGGCCGCGTCAAATCTTTACTTCTCGGGCGACCACCGTTACAAAGCTCAGCTCCAGTATACGTGGAAAGGCCAAGAAACCGCCCCGGGCAACCAAATCAACGATCATTTTATTGACCTCATGTTTCAACTGACGATTTAG